One part of the Deltaproteobacteria bacterium genome encodes these proteins:
- a CDS encoding phosphodiester glycosidase family protein has product MTMAMRCLTLFSVVLTVASILGSVWPVLAQDQDWIEPVSGLEIRSFQAPGASGSGLLAVVRADPGRFKIRLAMATELGGRPDTVKAWAWRTGMVAAINAGMYRADDTLRSTGYMRRGGHVNNGYVNPGYGAFLVFEPDNATLPAVRIVDRAEEPWEELVARYRTVIQNYRMVSIHGENLWPEDGPRISIAAVGLDRQGRILFMHSSTPRTQHEFNKVILGLPLEVHNAMYVEGGPEACLYVRAGEMERVWTGTTGRGLWRAESDQLWPVPNVLGLVPK; this is encoded by the coding sequence ATGACCATGGCCATGCGATGCCTGACGCTTTTTTCCGTCGTTTTGACGGTGGCCTCGATTCTTGGTTCCGTTTGGCCGGTGTTGGCCCAGGATCAAGACTGGATCGAGCCCGTGTCCGGTCTGGAGATTCGGAGCTTCCAAGCTCCGGGAGCCAGCGGATCGGGATTGCTGGCCGTTGTCCGAGCCGATCCGGGTCGGTTTAAAATCCGTCTGGCCATGGCCACTGAGCTGGGTGGTCGGCCCGACACGGTTAAGGCATGGGCATGGAGAACCGGCATGGTCGCGGCCATCAACGCGGGCATGTACCGGGCCGACGACACCTTGCGGAGCACTGGGTACATGCGTCGGGGCGGACATGTGAATAACGGGTACGTAAACCCAGGATACGGGGCATTCCTGGTCTTCGAGCCGGACAACGCCACCTTGCCGGCAGTTCGGATTGTTGATCGGGCCGAGGAACCTTGGGAAGAACTTGTGGCCCGCTACCGGACGGTGATCCAGAACTACAGGATGGTTAGCATCCATGGCGAGAACCTGTGGCCTGAGGATGGACCTCGGATCAGCATCGCGGCCGTGGGCTTGGACAGGCAGGGCCGAATTCTGTTCATGCATTCCAGCACTCCCCGGACCCAGCACGAGTTCAACAAGGTCATCCTGGGGCTCCCTTTGGAGGTTCACAACGCCATGTACGTGGAGGGAGGCCCCGAGGCCTGTCTGTATGTCCGGGCTGGCGAAATGGAGCGGGTCTGGACTGGGACGACCGGGAGGGGCCTGTGGCGGGCTGAGTCGGACCAATTGTGGCCGGTGCCCAACGTCCTCGGCCTGGTGCCCAAATGA